In one window of Zygosaccharomyces rouxii strain CBS732 chromosome E complete sequence DNA:
- a CDS encoding uncharacterized protein (weakly similar to uniprot|P38363 Saccharomyces cerevisiae YML132W COS3 Protein involved in salt resistance interacts with sodium:hydrogen antiporter Nha1p member of a family of conserved often subtelomerically- encoded proteins), translated as MFATLYLEFSILLPLARLQYSKMYPNTTVLVRQVLELNPQRDFKKWDDIASKLNLLFYQEHIWNTPYFFYDGQQTQLAFKDNVLRPYHQGKFNGITDADKIQSARSYMQSIKKDFGLSLRDSLSKPVLNSKLPRDTYRGKFSFYSRYLLVGLTYLFQIDSLLKIVTTFGQKPFEALISLIYWQFLFLIFYRYRYRLLYQEMGTMQAIKFLSIITKVNPEKELNKWDQVARHMNEYLASEENSSHSKRRFLDGKRCLNCYKTYFEPLSVGNGPSEYCELKEIVEIIKPDA; from the coding sequence ATGTTTGCCACTTTATACCtagaattttcaattctactTCCCCTTGCACGGTTACAATATTCGAAAATGTATCCCAATACAACAGTGTTGGTTCGACAAGTGCTAGAATTGAATCCTCAACGtgatttcaagaaatggGACGACATTGCAAGTAAATTGAACCTTTTATTTTACCAAGAGCATATCTGGAATACACCATACTTTTTTTATGATGGTCAACAGACTCAACTTGCATTCAAGGATAATGTTTTAAGGCCATATCACCAAGGAAAATTTAACGGTATTACTGATGCGGACAAGATTCAATCAGCAAGGAGTTATATGCAATCAATAAAAAAGGATTTTGGATTATCATTGAGAGACAGTTTGTCAAAACCCGTtttaaattccaaattaccCAGAGACACCTACAGAGGCAAGTTCTCCTTTTACTCAAGATATTTGCTCGTGGGATTGACTTATTTGTTTCAAATTGACTCTCTGTTAAAAATTGTAACAACATTTGGCCAAAAACCATTCGAGGCTTTGATTTCGCTCATATATTGGCAGTTTCTGTTCTTGATATTCTACCGCTATCGCTATCGCCTTCTGTATCAAGAGATGGGTACAATGCAAgcaatcaaatttttgtcGATAATAACAAAAGTCAATCCTGAAAAGGAACTGAATAAATGGGATCAAGTAGCCAGACATATGAATGAATATCTAGCTAGTGAGGAAAATAGCAGTCATTCTAAGCGTAGATTTCTGGACGGTAAACGTTGTTTAAACTGTTACAAGACCTACTTTGAGCCTCTATCCGTTGGTAATGGTCCTTCGGAATACTGCGAgctgaaagaaattgttgaaattatAAAACCAGATGCATAG